One window of Streptomyces sp. FIT100 genomic DNA carries:
- a CDS encoding DUF4255 domain-containing protein, giving the protein MIHEVDEGLRRLLGESGLEASGVEVVFDAPTRDWAARRSAPTVCVFLYDIREDATRRGSGAGEVYDAEGHLVARRSPPRWFELTYLVTAWASRPQDEHRLLSQVLACLVAADTLPARLLTGTLAELGLAVGLDAAGAGLDAPAASDVWSALGGELKASLGVRVRAPLAGVSTAAAPPVTEGLVVRSAARREGGEPAPGRRLRYTETSDPGPDGFSGPRERRPAPARRRRGDRQP; this is encoded by the coding sequence ATGATCCACGAGGTCGACGAGGGGCTGCGCCGACTGCTCGGCGAGTCCGGTCTGGAGGCATCGGGCGTCGAGGTGGTCTTCGACGCGCCCACCCGGGACTGGGCGGCGCGCCGCAGCGCCCCGACGGTGTGCGTCTTCCTGTACGACATCCGTGAGGACGCCACCCGGCGCGGCAGCGGCGCCGGGGAGGTGTACGACGCGGAGGGGCACCTGGTGGCGCGGCGCAGCCCGCCGCGCTGGTTCGAGCTGACGTACCTGGTCACGGCGTGGGCGAGCCGCCCGCAGGACGAGCACCGGCTGCTCTCGCAGGTGCTCGCCTGCCTGGTGGCCGCCGACACGCTGCCCGCGCGGCTGCTCACCGGCACGCTCGCCGAACTCGGCCTGGCCGTGGGCCTGGACGCCGCCGGGGCCGGGCTCGACGCACCGGCCGCCTCCGATGTGTGGTCGGCGCTCGGCGGGGAGCTGAAGGCGTCGCTCGGGGTGCGGGTGCGGGCGCCGCTCGCGGGGGTGAGCACGGCCGCCGCGCCGCCGGTCACCGAAGGGCTTGTCGTGCGCTCCGCCGCCCGGCGCGAGGGCGGGGAGCCGGCGCCCGGGCGCCGGCTGCGCTACACGGAGACAAGCGATCCGGGCCCGGACGGCTTCTCCGGTCCGCGCGAGCGGCGGCCCGCGCCCGCCCGGCGCCGCCGGGGGGACCGCCAGCCGTGA
- a CDS encoding ATP-binding protein → MDRAAVRPGAEAVSADGEQHLWARLHAVEERVRRAVAVRRAADPDPDDPYRGQYLTPEAAARILDEPGGLDVPAHELWHPPAGSPLDGLAGRFGLSPLDLDLLLVAVAPDLDARFERLYGYLNDDLTRRRPTVGLALELCGLAGAASARFRIAPGAPLVAGGLLEVTEPERPPLSRVLAVPDRVTGHLLGNAQPDARLAGVLGEAHEDPTAEAAEVRRTAAAAGTGVGLVHLRSRGGDAEGLAVAALRAAGLRPLVLDAVALARRAGEVPELARVAALEARLTGGGVVLGPLEALPAEPAERARVLGVLCAALRGIPLFTHGTLGWDPMWAADTPLVVTVPAPSPERQATRWRHALDRAAGGGSATGDAEALAGAVAAHRLDSGQLRRAADAAVRTAALDGRPVGPDDLRTAVRAQNGAGLDRLARRVEPGVGWDDLVLPPTTSRRLRELALRARHREQVLGQWGMRPGGGRGRGVIALFAGESGTGKTMSAEVVAADLGMDLYVVDLSTVVDKYVGETEKNLERIFTEASAVNAVLLFDEADAIFGKRSEVKDAHDRHANIESAYLLQRMESFDGIAVLTTNLRANLDEAFTRRLDVVADFPVPDAGRRLALWERCLGDRLPRAGDLDLGFCADRFELAGGSIRACAVTAAYLAAESGGPLTMRQVVTAVVQEYRKLGRLVLEGEFGPYLAEVTDA, encoded by the coding sequence ATCGACCGAGCTGCCGTTCGCCCCGGCGCCGAAGCCGTCTCCGCCGATGGGGAGCAGCACCTGTGGGCTCGGCTGCACGCGGTCGAGGAGCGGGTGCGGCGCGCGGTGGCGGTCCGCCGCGCCGCCGACCCCGACCCCGATGACCCGTACCGGGGCCAGTACCTCACCCCCGAGGCGGCGGCCCGCATCCTGGACGAGCCGGGGGGCCTCGACGTACCCGCCCACGAGCTGTGGCACCCACCGGCCGGCTCCCCGCTCGACGGCCTCGCAGGTCGGTTCGGACTGTCCCCGCTGGACCTGGACCTGCTCCTGGTCGCGGTGGCGCCCGACCTGGACGCGCGGTTCGAACGGCTCTACGGCTACCTCAACGACGACCTGACGCGCCGCCGGCCCACGGTCGGGCTCGCCCTGGAGCTGTGCGGGCTCGCCGGGGCGGCGTCCGCCCGTTTCCGGATCGCCCCCGGAGCGCCGCTGGTCGCGGGTGGTCTGCTGGAGGTCACCGAGCCGGAACGGCCGCCGCTGTCCCGCGTCCTGGCGGTCCCCGACCGGGTCACCGGGCACCTCCTGGGCAACGCGCAGCCCGACGCCCGGCTCGCCGGGGTGCTCGGCGAGGCCCACGAGGACCCGACCGCCGAGGCGGCGGAGGTCCGCCGGACGGCGGCCGCGGCCGGGACCGGCGTCGGCCTCGTCCATCTGCGCAGCCGGGGCGGTGACGCCGAGGGACTGGCCGTCGCCGCCCTGCGCGCGGCCGGGCTGCGCCCGCTCGTCCTGGACGCGGTGGCGCTCGCCCGGCGCGCCGGTGAGGTGCCGGAGCTCGCCCGGGTGGCCGCCCTCGAAGCCCGTCTGACCGGGGGCGGGGTCGTCCTCGGCCCTCTGGAGGCGCTGCCCGCGGAGCCCGCCGAACGTGCCCGTGTGCTCGGGGTGTTGTGCGCGGCGCTGCGGGGAATCCCGCTGTTCACGCACGGCACCCTCGGCTGGGACCCGATGTGGGCGGCCGACACCCCCCTCGTCGTGACCGTACCGGCTCCTTCTCCCGAGCGGCAGGCCACGCGGTGGCGGCACGCCCTCGACCGGGCCGCCGGTGGCGGCTCCGCGACCGGTGACGCCGAGGCGCTGGCCGGGGCGGTCGCCGCGCACCGCCTGGACTCCGGACAGTTGCGCCGCGCCGCCGACGCGGCGGTGCGCACGGCCGCCCTCGACGGCCGCCCGGTCGGCCCCGACGACCTGCGAACAGCCGTGCGCGCCCAGAACGGCGCGGGGCTCGACCGGCTCGCCCGCCGGGTGGAGCCGGGCGTCGGCTGGGACGACCTGGTGCTCCCGCCCACCACCAGCCGTCGGCTGCGCGAACTCGCGCTGCGCGCCCGCCACCGTGAGCAGGTGCTCGGGCAGTGGGGGATGCGGCCGGGCGGCGGGCGGGGGCGCGGTGTGATCGCGCTGTTCGCCGGTGAGTCGGGCACCGGCAAGACCATGTCCGCCGAGGTCGTCGCCGCGGACCTGGGCATGGACCTGTACGTGGTGGATCTGTCCACGGTCGTCGACAAGTACGTCGGGGAGACGGAGAAGAACCTGGAGCGGATCTTCACCGAGGCGTCGGCGGTCAACGCGGTGCTGCTCTTCGACGAGGCCGACGCGATCTTCGGCAAGCGCTCGGAGGTGAAGGACGCGCACGACCGGCACGCCAACATCGAGTCGGCGTACCTGCTCCAGCGCATGGAGTCGTTCGACGGGATCGCGGTCCTGACCACCAATCTGCGGGCCAACCTGGACGAGGCGTTCACCCGCCGCCTGGACGTGGTGGCGGACTTCCCGGTGCCCGACGCCGGCCGGCGGCTCGCCCTGTGGGAGCGGTGCCTGGGCGACCGGCTGCCCCGGGCAGGCGACCTGGACCTCGGCTTCTGCGCGGACCGCTTCGAACTGGCCGGCGGCTCGATCAGGGCCTGCGCGGTGACCGCGGCCTACCTCGCGGCGGAGTCCGGCGGACCGCTGACCATGCGGCAGGTGGTGACGGCGGTCGTGCAGGAGTACCGCAAGCTCGGACGACTGGTCCTGGAGGGCGAGTTCGGCCCGTACCTGGCGGAGGTCACCGACGCCTGA
- a CDS encoding DUF4157 domain-containing protein, which translates to MRVRDVGKTPGADKPQRPASRTVSTAPSPAVHARGGPAPDTIPALQRSVGNAAVTRMVQRDAHRHDAGSCQGEHADTVQRSAVHDVLRSRGRSLPEPVVSEMEGRLGAPAGTFRAVSLHDSPRDIEVARSIGAIAFTSGDHVVGDVSRPQVLAHELHHVRQQRQGPVPGTDTGNGLRISDRNDRAEREAEAVSAAAMAAPAPVQRDTVQRDTDRTFATTRSGPAAGGAVEIQRKVGFEFETNMLVRAGEEPVISKNEKVFEAASGDWYITPDASALEFVTVPFEEEGDTPELERMGRAVSEMANAFGQLHTATKLAALMDGNAELHEVLSEEGTTHQHNGNDVYVPGTDRLYPPLAKPQATGGVALERMLALFEAVVSQELPLKSPSNPEDVAILGEDPEKRTNTTTLGGANPRRDAAILTDARSLADKYVTDLQTSETGELKGLLALVFSYLLAGAQQSGRQDQAKYFLPLMSRMSFSAMYAALPEEARSAFDPARVLAVAGLVPDDPVYKEGFADHGAGDTAKSRGPRRRQWLDSIASGGPDLMSAGGGSAVTEGMKASSPAMGQHHRLDPGHAPDVSELVQIELRRLPGQVPPEEWLPVAAAIFEMFRQVQGTRA; encoded by the coding sequence ATGCGCGTGCGAGACGTCGGCAAGACACCTGGCGCGGACAAGCCGCAGCGTCCCGCGTCCCGCACTGTGTCGACGGCCCCGAGCCCGGCGGTACATGCGAGGGGCGGCCCGGCACCGGACACGATCCCCGCCCTTCAGCGGAGCGTCGGCAACGCGGCGGTGACCCGCATGGTGCAGCGTGACGCGCACCGGCACGACGCGGGTTCCTGCCAAGGGGAGCACGCCGATACGGTCCAGCGCTCCGCGGTCCATGACGTGCTCCGGTCCCGGGGCCGCTCGCTTCCGGAGCCGGTCGTCTCGGAGATGGAAGGGCGGCTGGGGGCTCCCGCGGGCACCTTTCGGGCGGTGTCCCTGCATGACTCGCCGCGCGACATCGAAGTGGCCCGGTCCATCGGCGCGATCGCGTTCACCTCCGGGGACCATGTCGTCGGAGACGTGTCCAGGCCGCAGGTCCTGGCGCACGAACTGCATCATGTCCGCCAGCAACGCCAAGGGCCGGTTCCCGGCACCGACACGGGGAACGGTCTGAGGATCTCCGACAGGAACGATCGCGCGGAACGGGAGGCGGAGGCGGTCTCGGCCGCGGCGATGGCCGCCCCGGCCCCGGTCCAGCGTGACACGGTCCAGCGCGACACGGACCGGACGTTCGCCACGACCCGGAGCGGCCCCGCGGCCGGCGGAGCCGTGGAGATCCAGCGGAAGGTCGGATTCGAGTTCGAGACCAATATGTTGGTGCGGGCCGGCGAAGAGCCGGTGATCTCCAAGAACGAGAAGGTCTTCGAGGCCGCGTCGGGTGACTGGTACATCACTCCCGACGCCAGCGCTCTGGAGTTCGTGACCGTTCCCTTCGAGGAGGAGGGCGACACCCCGGAGCTGGAGAGGATGGGCAGGGCCGTCAGCGAGATGGCCAACGCGTTCGGACAGCTCCATACCGCGACTAAGCTGGCCGCCCTCATGGACGGGAACGCGGAGCTGCACGAGGTCCTGTCGGAGGAGGGCACCACCCATCAGCACAACGGAAACGATGTGTACGTGCCAGGCACGGACCGTCTGTACCCACCACTGGCGAAGCCGCAGGCGACCGGGGGCGTCGCCCTGGAGAGGATGCTCGCCCTCTTCGAGGCGGTGGTGAGCCAGGAACTCCCCCTCAAGTCTCCGTCGAACCCGGAGGACGTGGCGATCCTGGGGGAGGATCCGGAGAAGCGCACCAACACGACCACGCTCGGCGGCGCCAACCCGAGGCGGGACGCGGCGATCCTCACGGACGCCCGGTCGTTGGCCGACAAGTACGTCACGGACCTCCAGACGTCCGAAACGGGAGAGCTCAAGGGGCTGTTGGCTCTGGTGTTCTCGTATCTGCTGGCCGGTGCCCAGCAGTCGGGACGGCAGGATCAGGCGAAGTACTTCCTGCCCCTGATGAGCCGTATGAGCTTCTCCGCGATGTACGCGGCGCTGCCCGAGGAGGCGAGGTCCGCCTTCGACCCTGCCCGCGTTCTCGCGGTGGCCGGTCTCGTACCGGACGACCCCGTCTACAAGGAGGGCTTCGCCGACCATGGTGCGGGCGACACCGCCAAGTCCCGCGGCCCGCGGCGCAGGCAGTGGCTGGACAGCATCGCCTCCGGTGGGCCGGACCTGATGTCCGCGGGCGGGGGAAGCGCGGTGACCGAGGGGATGAAGGCCAGTTCACCGGCCATGGGCCAGCACCATCGGCTCGATCCCGGGCACGCGCCCGATGTGTCCGAGCTGGTGCAGATCGAGCTTCGCCGCCTGCCCGGCCAGGTCCCCCCGGAGGAGTGGCTGCCGGTCGCCGCCGCCATCTTCGAGATGTTCAGGCAGGTCCAGGGGACGAGGGCCTGA
- a CDS encoding phage tail sheath family protein, with protein MPTYLTPGVYVEEVQSGARPIEGVGTAVAAFVGFAENGPFHAPTLVTSWDQYTQQFGAFAEGTYLPHAVYGYFANGGGAAYVVRIGGSAEDASAPAADGARRRETGAVEPVELGGFLVAARPGVSGVSVEVADADGENAPEDRFKVLVRQGDEVVETYEVSTRRNVKGYLVNQARSSKLIEVTEKRGATQSRPASRTVALPDAPAAPAAPGSGEVSRLGPAEYVGDAAARTGFGGLETIDEITMVAVPDLMSAYQRGDIDAEGVRTVQLAVISHCEQMGDRVAVLDAPPGLSAQQVRTWRNDEAGYDSRYATLYYPWVRVFDPAAGRNTTVPPSGHIAGVWARSDAERGVHKAPANEVIRGAVDLELRLSKGEQDLLNPIGVNCVRAFPGRGVRVWGARTLSSDPAWRYLNVRRLFNYLEESILLGTQWVVFEPNDDRLWSSIRRNVTAFLTEEWRRGALFGRTAEEAFYVKCDRDNNPQESIDQGRVICEIGVSPVKPAEFVVFRLAQFSDSTSLIDE; from the coding sequence ATGCCGACGTACCTCACCCCGGGCGTGTACGTGGAGGAGGTGCAGTCCGGTGCCCGACCGATCGAAGGGGTCGGCACCGCCGTCGCCGCGTTCGTCGGGTTCGCCGAGAACGGCCCGTTCCACGCGCCGACGCTGGTCACCAGCTGGGACCAGTACACCCAGCAGTTCGGCGCTTTCGCCGAGGGCACCTACCTGCCCCACGCGGTCTACGGGTACTTCGCCAACGGCGGCGGCGCCGCGTACGTGGTGCGGATCGGCGGCTCCGCCGAGGACGCCTCCGCCCCCGCGGCCGACGGCGCCCGGCGGCGCGAGACCGGCGCGGTGGAGCCGGTGGAGCTCGGCGGGTTCCTGGTCGCCGCCCGGCCCGGCGTCTCCGGTGTGTCGGTGGAGGTCGCCGACGCGGACGGCGAGAACGCGCCGGAGGACCGCTTCAAGGTCCTGGTCCGTCAGGGCGACGAGGTGGTGGAGACGTACGAGGTCTCCACCCGCAGGAACGTCAAGGGGTACCTGGTCAACCAGGCCCGCTCCTCCAAGCTGATCGAGGTCACCGAGAAGCGGGGAGCCACCCAGAGCCGGCCCGCGAGCCGGACCGTGGCGCTGCCCGACGCCCCGGCCGCGCCCGCCGCGCCCGGTTCCGGCGAGGTGTCGCGCCTCGGTCCGGCCGAGTACGTCGGCGACGCGGCGGCCCGTACCGGGTTCGGCGGCCTGGAGACCATCGACGAGATCACCATGGTCGCGGTGCCGGACCTGATGAGCGCCTACCAGCGCGGCGACATCGACGCCGAGGGCGTGCGCACCGTACAGCTCGCCGTGATCTCGCACTGCGAGCAGATGGGCGACCGGGTGGCCGTCCTGGACGCCCCGCCCGGGCTCTCCGCCCAGCAGGTGCGCACCTGGCGCAACGACGAGGCGGGCTACGACTCCCGGTACGCCACGCTCTACTACCCGTGGGTGCGGGTCTTCGACCCGGCCGCCGGACGCAACACCACCGTCCCGCCGAGCGGTCACATCGCCGGTGTGTGGGCGCGCAGCGACGCCGAGCGCGGTGTGCACAAGGCGCCCGCCAACGAAGTGATCCGCGGCGCGGTGGACCTGGAGCTCCGGCTCAGCAAGGGCGAGCAGGACCTGCTGAACCCGATCGGCGTGAACTGCGTACGGGCCTTCCCCGGCCGGGGCGTCCGGGTGTGGGGCGCCCGCACCCTCTCCTCCGACCCGGCCTGGCGCTATCTGAACGTGCGCCGCCTGTTCAACTACCTGGAGGAGTCGATCCTCCTGGGCACCCAGTGGGTGGTCTTCGAGCCCAACGACGACCGGCTGTGGTCCAGCATCCGCCGTAACGTCACCGCGTTCCTCACCGAGGAATGGCGCCGGGGCGCGCTGTTCGGCCGCACCGCCGAAGAGGCGTTCTACGTGAAGTGCGACCGCGACAACAACCCGCAGGAGTCCATCGACCAGGGTCGGGTCATCTGCGAGATCGGCGTCTCGCCGGTGAAGCCCGCGGAGTTCGTGGTCTTCCGGCTGGCCCAGTTCTCCGACAGCACCAGCCTCATCGACGAGTGA
- a CDS encoding phage tail protein, whose amino-acid sequence MATGDALSTHIFGVQLGGYMVESIQEISGFTVEEDVVEVKQVSQDGKQIIRKQPGARQAGEITITRGIDQSSEFTNWIKETLNNGAVNTARQNLTIEIKDTEGNTVRRIQLMQGWASKWEGPSLKAGESSPATESVTITFEEIVVE is encoded by the coding sequence ATGGCAACGGGCGATGCTCTTTCCACCCATATCTTCGGCGTGCAGCTCGGCGGCTACATGGTCGAGTCGATCCAGGAGATCAGCGGGTTCACCGTCGAAGAGGATGTCGTAGAGGTCAAGCAGGTCAGCCAGGACGGAAAGCAGATCATCCGCAAGCAGCCGGGTGCCCGGCAGGCCGGTGAGATCACGATCACCCGCGGGATCGACCAGAGCAGCGAGTTCACCAACTGGATCAAGGAGACGCTGAACAACGGCGCCGTCAACACCGCGCGGCAGAACCTCACGATCGAGATCAAGGACACCGAGGGCAACACGGTCCGCCGCATCCAGCTGATGCAGGGCTGGGCCTCCAAGTGGGAGGGCCCGTCCCTGAAGGCGGGCGAGTCGTCCCCGGCCACCGAGTCCGTGACGATCACGTTCGAGGAGATCGTCGTCGAATGA
- a CDS encoding zinc-ribbon domain-containing protein, with amino-acid sequence MRRRTVTAGNLEELLQVTAPAQASEQAAATPAPAPAPTPAPREDHGLRTEFEFELPRGYVDETGTVHRHGTMRLATARDELRPQIDLRVKENPAYLSVVLLSQVITRLGTISDVHAGIVERMYATDVAFLQDFYRRVNSEGHTRAAVTCPHCEGGFEVDLSGGRLGES; translated from the coding sequence ATGAGGCGCCGTACGGTGACGGCGGGCAACCTGGAGGAGCTCCTCCAGGTGACGGCGCCCGCCCAGGCGTCGGAGCAGGCGGCGGCCACCCCGGCCCCCGCCCCCGCCCCCACTCCCGCGCCGAGGGAGGACCACGGGCTGCGCACCGAGTTCGAGTTCGAGCTGCCGCGCGGATACGTCGACGAGACGGGCACGGTGCACCGGCACGGCACGATGCGCCTGGCCACCGCCCGGGACGAGTTGCGGCCCCAGATCGACCTGCGGGTCAAGGAGAACCCGGCGTACCTGAGCGTGGTGCTGCTGAGCCAGGTGATCACCCGGCTCGGCACCATCAGCGATGTGCACGCCGGGATCGTGGAGCGGATGTACGCCACCGACGTGGCGTTCCTCCAGGACTTCTACCGCCGCGTCAACAGCGAGGGCCACACCCGCGCGGCGGTCACCTGCCCGCACTGCGAGGGCGGCTTCGAGGTCGACCTCTCGGGTGGGCGCCTGGGGGAATCGTGA
- a CDS encoding DUF6760 family protein, which translates to MTYALPRLREEIAYIAYHFHWQREEILDLTHGERQEWVAEIARINTRMNEGG; encoded by the coding sequence GTGACGTACGCCCTTCCCCGGCTCCGGGAGGAGATCGCGTACATCGCCTACCACTTCCACTGGCAGCGCGAGGAGATCCTCGACCTGACCCACGGCGAACGCCAGGAGTGGGTGGCCGAGATCGCCCGCATCAACACCCGTATGAACGAAGGCGGTTGA